The following are encoded in a window of Methylicorpusculum oleiharenae genomic DNA:
- the cysZ gene encoding sulfate transporter CysZ: protein MRLINDNNPMASFGYLVKGLKWLTKSELRQFILIPLAINLVLYSTLLFLAYTYIDALIQQFIPDWLTWLNWILWPLFFVGFFVIGFFTFTLIANLLAAPFYGALSAKTTRLIKADPVFVKEPPVVKVVLAELGRARYLLLRALPLLILSVIPGINIVAPVLWGLFGAWAMAMEYFAYPLENAGILFAEQKQILSRYRLSTLSFGGLVMLGLTLPLLNILIAPAAVIGASLWAHDRDLIQPKN from the coding sequence ATGCGATTGATCAACGACAACAACCCCATGGCAAGCTTCGGTTATTTGGTCAAAGGTCTGAAATGGCTGACCAAGTCAGAGTTGCGCCAATTTATCCTGATTCCGTTAGCCATCAATCTGGTTCTTTACAGCACACTGCTTTTTCTTGCCTATACCTATATCGATGCGCTGATTCAGCAATTTATTCCAGACTGGCTCACTTGGTTGAACTGGATATTGTGGCCATTATTTTTTGTCGGGTTTTTTGTGATCGGTTTTTTTACGTTTACGCTGATAGCAAATCTGTTGGCTGCACCTTTTTATGGCGCCTTGTCGGCGAAAACGACGCGGCTCATAAAAGCCGATCCGGTTTTTGTCAAGGAACCTCCGGTAGTCAAGGTTGTTCTGGCTGAATTAGGCAGGGCCCGCTATTTACTGCTCAGAGCCTTACCGTTGCTTATCCTATCGGTTATACCGGGCATCAACATCGTAGCGCCGGTGTTATGGGGTCTCTTTGGTGCATGGGCTATGGCTATGGAATATTTTGCGTACCCGCTTGAAAACGCAGGTATTTTATTTGCCGAACAAAAACAGATTCTGTCGCGTTATAGACTTAGCACGCTGAGTTTCGGAGGTTTGGTTATGCTGGGTCTCACCTTGCCGCTATTGAATATTTTAATAGCACCGGCTGCGGTCATAGGCGCTTCGCTATGGGCTCATGATAGGGACTTAATTCAGCCGAAAAACTGA
- a CDS encoding metallophosphatase domain-containing protein — MRIVCLSDTHGMTDRIEVPDGDVLVVAGDICLAGYDSELKIFDEFMLSLPHKAKFLVAGNHDWPIADGVSFHFKRLIKNVIYLEDRGVEINGVKFWGSPWQPEFFNWAFNLPRGQPLAQMWSLIPDDTDVLITHTPPNGILDQIYSGEVVGCEDLLYALERIKPKLHIFGHIHEGYGVMERKGTTFVNASICDAGYQPVNAPIVIDL; from the coding sequence ATGCGAATTGTTTGCCTGTCGGATACTCACGGAATGACCGACCGGATCGAGGTGCCTGATGGCGATGTGCTGGTGGTAGCGGGAGACATCTGTCTGGCAGGATATGATTCGGAATTGAAGATATTTGATGAATTCATGCTAAGCCTGCCGCACAAAGCCAAATTTTTAGTTGCAGGCAATCATGATTGGCCGATTGCAGATGGGGTCAGTTTTCATTTTAAAAGACTGATTAAAAATGTAATTTATCTCGAGGACAGAGGCGTTGAAATTAATGGCGTGAAATTCTGGGGGTCTCCCTGGCAACCTGAATTTTTTAACTGGGCGTTCAATCTGCCGCGTGGACAGCCGCTAGCGCAGATGTGGTCATTAATTCCCGACGATACCGATGTACTTATTACGCATACCCCCCCTAACGGAATATTGGACCAGATCTATAGCGGCGAAGTGGTTGGCTGTGAAGACTTGCTTTATGCATTGGAGCGTATCAAGCCGAAGCTGCATATTTTTGGGCACATCCACGAGGGTTATGGCGTTATGGAGCGTAAAGGCACCACTTTCGTCAATGCTTCAATTTGCGATGCAGGGTATCAGCCTGTCAACGCGCCGATTGTAATTGATTTGTAG
- a CDS encoding metallophosphoesterase family protein, with translation MDVILHLSDPHFGTELPEVTQALIELTYQEQPNLTIISGDITQRARTKQFTAAKAFTEALQSKTKVVIAGNHDIPLFNLPMRLFWPYYNYQKTFGENLEPVFESDTLLVVTVKTTRRYRHVNGELSVTQIDRVCRLLQQGKPSQLRIVVAHHPLFVNNMVDEDNVVKGRDRAIFQWAKAGADLILGGHIHLPFIIPLHQKIDELTYPLWVIQAGPAVSERMRWNAGNSVNIIRYQESSDEPRHCKVEQWDYHDQQSGFLCVAKETLKLSLATL, from the coding sequence ATGGACGTAATCCTGCATCTCTCTGACCCACATTTCGGAACCGAGCTACCTGAGGTGACGCAAGCTTTAATTGAGTTAACGTATCAGGAACAACCAAACTTAACGATTATATCCGGCGACATAACCCAAAGAGCGAGAACTAAACAATTCACCGCAGCCAAAGCCTTTACTGAAGCCTTACAAAGTAAGACCAAGGTTGTGATAGCTGGAAATCACGATATACCGCTCTTCAATCTACCCATGCGATTATTCTGGCCTTATTATAATTATCAAAAAACTTTTGGAGAAAATCTTGAGCCGGTCTTTGAGTCAGACACCTTACTGGTTGTTACCGTCAAAACGACGCGCCGTTATAGGCATGTAAATGGTGAACTATCGGTTACTCAGATCGATCGGGTTTGTCGCCTATTACAGCAAGGTAAACCATCGCAGTTACGCATTGTTGTTGCGCACCATCCCCTCTTTGTAAATAATATGGTGGATGAGGATAACGTAGTTAAAGGGCGCGATAGAGCTATCTTCCAGTGGGCAAAAGCAGGCGCTGACCTTATTTTAGGTGGCCATATTCATTTGCCCTTTATTATTCCGCTGCACCAAAAGATTGATGAATTAACGTATCCGCTTTGGGTGATTCAGGCTGGTCCTGCAGTATCGGAGAGAATGCGCTGGAATGCCGGTAACTCAGTCAATATTATTCGTTACCAGGAGTCATCGGATGAGCCACGACATTGCAAAGTCGAACAATGGGATTATCACGACCAACAATCCGGCTTCCTTTGTGTTGCAAAAGAAACATTAAAACTTTCCCTTGCAACTTTATAG
- a CDS encoding diacylglycerol/lipid kinase family protein produces MAWSAMHSLAPGVNLVGAASMSKLKNSSLHILLNAQSGKDDSKEVRKIIEDTLVAAGRSFNIYLIEDPEELVKIAQQAVNSAARDKGILVAAGGDGVINTVIQQAIQSDCYRVGIIPQGTFNFFARTHNIPEALEGALDTILNGYYEPVQVGVINGKVFLVNASLGLYPDLLETREQFKSRWGRSRFIAVIAGMYFLALNRQIIHLKLTTQTRSIELDTPSLFIANNALQLKNVGVAEAQKIEQGKLVAIIPRPLNKLAMVKLLIKGVLADLDNDENILSFPFEKMTVRFARFLGSNVKAAIDGEVIWLKAPIEIGIAERALLLIKPRYTPD; encoded by the coding sequence ATGGCCTGGAGTGCAATGCATTCACTGGCTCCGGGGGTCAACTTAGTTGGAGCTGCGTCAATGTCTAAACTCAAAAATTCTTCTCTCCATATTCTGTTAAATGCTCAGTCAGGAAAAGACGATTCAAAAGAAGTCCGCAAAATTATTGAAGATACCTTAGTTGCAGCAGGAAGAAGTTTTAACATTTACTTAATCGAAGATCCGGAGGAGTTAGTCAAAATCGCACAACAAGCCGTAAACTCCGCTGCGCGTGATAAGGGCATTCTGGTGGCGGCCGGCGGTGATGGCGTTATTAACACCGTGATTCAGCAAGCAATACAAAGTGACTGTTATAGGGTCGGGATAATTCCACAAGGTACGTTTAATTTTTTTGCAAGAACGCATAACATACCCGAGGCGCTGGAGGGCGCTTTAGACACCATTTTGAATGGATATTACGAGCCGGTTCAGGTTGGTGTGATAAATGGTAAGGTTTTTCTGGTTAATGCCAGTCTAGGGCTTTATCCAGACTTGCTGGAGACCCGCGAACAATTTAAAAGTCGATGGGGCCGAAGTCGTTTCATCGCTGTTATTGCCGGAATGTACTTTCTGGCTCTTAATCGGCAGATTATTCATCTCAAGCTTACAACTCAAACTAGAAGCATTGAATTAGACACCCCCAGCCTTTTTATCGCTAACAACGCCCTTCAACTTAAAAATGTGGGGGTAGCTGAAGCGCAGAAAATTGAACAGGGCAAACTGGTCGCTATCATTCCCCGGCCACTCAACAAATTGGCGATGGTTAAATTATTAATCAAGGGAGTACTCGCTGATCTTGATAATGATGAAAATATCCTGAGCTTCCCATTTGAAAAAATGACTGTCCGTTTTGCCAGATTTTTAGGTTCTAATGTTAAAGCAGCGATTGATGGGGAAGTCATTTGGCTTAAAGCACCGATTGAGATTGGTATAGCTGAACGGGCCTTATTGTTGATTAAGCCACGATACACACCCGATTGA
- a CDS encoding DUF4112 domain-containing protein, whose amino-acid sequence MKSLPDDEKIQAEQGSDASQVLVRLTKLSSWLDDRYLIPGTDWRVGYDSILGLIPGIGDILTSSLGLYIVYKAKRLNVPNWVLAQMLWYLAVDAVVGSVPVFGDFFDMRYKAHRKNVQVLLNHLENKKYVKSGLDL is encoded by the coding sequence ATGAAGTCCTTACCCGACGATGAAAAAATTCAGGCTGAGCAAGGTTCTGACGCGTCTCAAGTCCTTGTCAGGTTAACGAAATTGTCAAGTTGGCTAGATGATCGTTACCTAATACCTGGCACCGACTGGCGAGTAGGATACGATAGTATATTAGGTTTGATACCAGGGATTGGAGATATCTTAACCAGTTCTTTAGGCTTATATATTGTTTATAAAGCCAAGCGATTAAATGTGCCGAATTGGGTTTTAGCACAAATGCTATGGTATTTGGCAGTTGACGCGGTGGTGGGCTCGGTACCTGTTTTTGGCGATTTTTTTGATATGAGATATAAGGCTCATCGTAAGAATGTTCAGGTTTTATTGAATCATTTGGAAAATAAAAAGTACGTAAAATCAGGGTTAGATCTCTAG
- a CDS encoding transposase, whose amino-acid sequence MSHIRATVATDPDAKWVFVADPLNTHKSASLVECLAELCGIKDALGEKGKSGILENMASRADFLQCSDHRIRFVYTPKHCSWLNQIEIWFGILSRRLLKRGSFPSKEVLNARILSFIEFFNVTLAKPFRWTYIGKPLLV is encoded by the coding sequence GTGTCTCACATCCGGGCGACGGTAGCAACCGATCCCGATGCAAAATGGGTGTTTGTCGCCGACCCGCTCAATACCCATAAGTCGGCCTCGTTGGTTGAATGCTTGGCGGAGCTCTGCGGCATAAAAGACGCATTAGGCGAGAAAGGCAAATCCGGTATTTTAGAGAATATGGCTTCCCGCGCAGACTTTTTACAATGCTCTGATCATCGTATCCGTTTTGTGTATACGCCCAAACATTGTTCATGGCTTAATCAGATAGAAATCTGGTTCGGTATCCTGAGCCGTCGGTTACTAAAACGTGGGAGTTTTCCATCAAAGGAAGTTTTAAATGCACGCATTCTGTCATTCATTGAGTTTTTTAATGTGACTTTAGCAAAACCGTTTCGATGGACTTATATTGGCAAACCTCTGCTTGTTTAG
- a CDS encoding cache domain-containing protein: protein MDTLFNTHSTKLLAALPEVKSLETQLAQLNKLWGKITLIGKINSHNVASMILDDMNRTQIKFGVLQRNLTDSLLRENLQKLLLDNASRAQVAIDLLIRNLFERTADVGFLATDNDIRVFLNQAQSDQSQIEFIENRLKEYVKKYSVYDEIIILDTQAKIRAHLDPSNQITVSTDPLIQETLDSQQAYVETFRYSELQANRRHSLIYSCKITETDQKNSRILGVLCLCFRFDDEMQGIFANLVSECNNEVISILNSEGRVIASSNEQILPLGTYSDYYETSSLTRFQRFDYIVNTRRTNGYQGFYGLGWHGQMLTRLDSAFKRDLSVKEGQEYKEIIDQSDSFPQDLKVIRKASSDINADLSLLVLNGKIASARRNAAEFMPVLEAIKQIGTDISSLFTTSVNSLQEVTVMSSHLNNAGFLASLAVDIMDRNLYERANDCRWWALTSLFRRNLAKSEISDVDTREISEILSYINALYTVYTNIYVYNTQGVIVAVSNPQQSGLIGVKVNKSSGFKIDMDNANSQSYSVSSFSSTVLYNDRPTYIYNAAITDLIDTDKVLGGIGLVFDSEPQFAAMLREILPKKPDGSPMTNSFAVFTDRKGMILSVANHLHYRVGDKLPIDDAYFKLKNGGTRSMLIKHSGENYVLGIAASKGYREYKTKDNYHNDVMAFVFIPI from the coding sequence ATGGATACCTTATTCAATACCCACTCTACCAAACTGTTAGCCGCTTTGCCTGAGGTCAAAAGTTTAGAAACCCAATTAGCCCAATTAAACAAATTGTGGGGTAAAATTACTCTCATCGGCAAGATTAACAGCCACAATGTTGCGTCGATGATTTTGGATGACATGAATCGTACTCAAATTAAATTTGGGGTACTGCAGCGAAACCTGACCGACAGCTTGTTACGTGAAAACTTACAAAAGCTACTGTTGGATAACGCTTCCAGGGCACAAGTTGCCATTGACTTACTGATTCGTAATCTTTTTGAACGCACCGCCGATGTTGGCTTTCTGGCAACAGACAATGATATTCGGGTTTTTCTTAACCAGGCTCAATCTGATCAAAGCCAGATTGAGTTCATTGAAAATCGCCTAAAGGAATATGTCAAAAAATACAGTGTTTACGACGAAATCATCATATTAGACACTCAGGCCAAAATCCGAGCGCATTTAGACCCTAGCAATCAAATTACTGTATCAACCGATCCTCTAATACAGGAAACCTTAGATTCGCAACAGGCCTATGTGGAAACCTTTCGCTACAGTGAACTGCAAGCAAACCGACGCCATTCGTTAATTTATTCCTGCAAGATTACTGAAACTGATCAAAAAAACTCGCGAATTCTTGGCGTACTCTGTTTGTGTTTCCGATTTGACGATGAAATGCAGGGTATATTTGCCAATTTAGTCAGTGAATGCAACAACGAAGTTATCAGTATTTTGAACTCAGAAGGACGAGTTATCGCTAGCAGTAACGAACAGATTTTACCATTAGGGACCTATTCTGATTACTATGAGACGAGCTCATTGACTCGTTTTCAACGCTTTGATTACATCGTTAACACGAGAAGGACCAATGGCTATCAGGGCTTTTATGGTCTGGGTTGGCACGGGCAGATGTTAACCCGATTAGATTCGGCTTTTAAGAGAGACCTGTCTGTTAAAGAGGGCCAGGAATATAAAGAGATCATTGACCAATCTGATAGTTTTCCACAGGATCTAAAAGTAATCCGTAAAGCCTCCTCGGATATCAATGCGGATCTTAGTTTACTGGTGTTGAACGGGAAAATTGCTTCGGCCCGAAGAAACGCTGCGGAATTTATGCCGGTGTTGGAGGCTATTAAACAAATTGGTACTGACATTTCCTCTTTGTTTACAACCTCCGTCAATAGCTTACAGGAAGTAACCGTGATGTCCTCGCATCTGAATAATGCCGGCTTCCTGGCATCGTTGGCGGTAGATATCATGGATCGCAATCTTTACGAGAGAGCTAACGATTGCCGATGGTGGGCTTTGACCTCGTTGTTTCGCCGCAACCTGGCAAAGTCAGAAATTTCTGATGTCGATACGCGTGAGATCAGTGAAATTCTTTCTTATATCAACGCCCTCTATACGGTTTACACCAACATCTATGTCTACAATACGCAAGGCGTAATTGTTGCAGTTTCAAACCCGCAGCAGTCAGGTTTGATAGGCGTGAAGGTCAATAAATCGTCAGGCTTTAAGATCGACATGGATAATGCCAACAGCCAGTCCTACAGCGTATCAAGTTTTTCGTCCACAGTACTTTATAACGATCGCCCTACCTATATTTACAACGCTGCTATTACTGATTTGATAGACACCGATAAAGTGTTGGGTGGAATCGGCCTTGTTTTTGACAGTGAGCCACAATTTGCTGCGATGCTGCGCGAAATCCTGCCAAAAAAGCCCGACGGTTCTCCTATGACGAATAGTTTTGCGGTATTTACTGATCGCAAAGGGATGATTTTGAGCGTTGCTAATCATCTTCACTATCGCGTGGGGGATAAATTGCCAATAGATGATGCCTATTTCAAATTGAAAAATGGCGGAACCCGTTCGATGCTAATCAAGCACTCGGGAGAAAATTATGTGCTAGGTATTGCCGCTAGTAAGGGTTATAGGGAATACAAGACAAAAGACAATTACCATAATGATGTGATGGCATTCGTTTTTATTCCAATTTGA
- a CDS encoding SGNH/GDSL hydrolase family protein yields the protein MNNPKSNILLLSLILSTSSVGASPFSSLYVLGDSLSDIGASSSAVYSIYNFLGGNCDPGHPCPPYYEGRYSNGPITAELLADSILPGGADSSNYYSYAVAGSTTGIGNFGDGGSATSLGFGLLPGMAFQIATYLPSVNTHSDTLHLVWGGANDFLTGDSASGAAQNIAGTVSTLAAAGAKNILVPNLPNLSVTPFVQSQTSVVIESAYNFSVDFNTALSDHLDQLGALYPTTTIFQFDTFSLFDKIIEDPTSYGFSNTVDACVVLPDVCANASGYLFWDDFHPTHQTHQIFASAMASAVPLPGSLFLFITGLIGLVWTPIQKAKSLSFPPGFPGRS from the coding sequence ATGAACAACCCTAAAAGCAATATCCTGTTATTGAGTTTAATCCTGAGTACCAGCTCTGTCGGAGCTTCTCCCTTTTCAAGTCTCTATGTTTTGGGTGACAGCCTTTCCGATATCGGGGCCAGTTCATCCGCCGTGTACAGTATTTATAATTTTTTGGGGGGCAATTGTGATCCAGGACATCCTTGCCCTCCTTACTATGAAGGACGTTATTCGAACGGCCCGATTACCGCTGAATTATTGGCAGACTCCATCTTACCGGGTGGCGCAGACAGTTCTAACTATTACAGTTATGCGGTTGCCGGCTCAACGACTGGAATAGGAAATTTTGGCGATGGTGGTTCAGCTACTAGTCTGGGATTTGGGCTTTTGCCGGGAATGGCCTTTCAAATTGCGACTTATTTACCCAGTGTAAATACTCATTCTGATACCTTACACTTGGTTTGGGGTGGCGCTAATGACTTCTTGACCGGGGACTCGGCGTCCGGGGCCGCTCAAAACATAGCGGGTACTGTCAGCACCCTTGCCGCAGCAGGCGCTAAAAATATTTTAGTCCCGAATCTGCCGAATCTAAGCGTAACCCCCTTTGTTCAGTCACAAACCTCAGTGGTAATAGAGTCTGCCTATAATTTTTCTGTAGATTTCAATACCGCCCTAAGTGATCATTTAGATCAACTGGGGGCCTTATACCCGACAACCACTATTTTCCAATTCGATACCTTCAGTTTGTTTGATAAAATTATAGAGGATCCGACCAGTTACGGTTTTAGCAATACGGTTGATGCCTGTGTAGTGTTGCCCGATGTTTGCGCTAATGCAAGCGGTTATCTATTCTGGGATGACTTTCATCCTACTCACCAGACACACCAAATATTTGCATCTGCCATGGCCAGTGCCGTGCCTCTTCCCGGTTCACTTTTTTTATTCATAACCGGATTGATCGGTTTAGTGTGGACCCCGATACAAAAGGCCAAATCACTTAGTTTTCCGCCTGGTTTTCCAGGGCGTTCATAA
- a CDS encoding DUF3047 domain-containing protein: MDDRLMIGSFSSGILDNWEAKEFKGQTRYQLVDLHGTQVLKAESVGSASGLFNEQRIDLQKTPVMNWRWHIENRLAKDINEQAKSGDDYAARIYVVVSGGAAFWQTKAINYVWSSTLPVGKVWPNAYAQSGLNGKLIMIALRSSTDQTGTWYSEKRNIYDDLKHEFGEDIHYIDAVAIMSDSDDSQGKVTAYYGDIYFSKN, translated from the coding sequence ATGGATGACAGACTGATGATAGGTTCATTTTCATCAGGAATACTCGATAACTGGGAGGCAAAAGAGTTTAAAGGACAAACCCGCTACCAATTAGTTGATCTTCATGGAACCCAAGTATTAAAAGCAGAAAGCGTTGGCAGCGCTTCAGGGCTTTTTAATGAGCAGCGCATTGATTTACAAAAAACACCGGTTATGAACTGGCGCTGGCATATTGAAAATCGGCTGGCCAAAGACATCAATGAGCAGGCCAAATCCGGCGACGATTATGCAGCAAGAATCTATGTTGTCGTCAGTGGCGGCGCTGCTTTCTGGCAAACGAAGGCGATCAATTATGTGTGGTCAAGTACCCTGCCTGTCGGCAAAGTCTGGCCCAATGCCTACGCCCAATCAGGTCTCAACGGTAAATTAATTATGATTGCACTGAGATCATCAACCGATCAAACGGGTACCTGGTATTCAGAAAAACGCAATATTTATGATGACCTTAAACACGAATTTGGAGAGGATATACACTACATTGATGCTGTTGCCATCATGTCTGATAGTGATGACTCCCAAGGTAAAGTAACGGCTTATTACGGTGATATTTACTTTAGTAAAAACTGA
- a CDS encoding transglutaminase-like domain-containing protein yields the protein MKIRIGYELIYNFPQPTPMILNLSVHYTRASDIIIPDYLITDPPVPITAYRDNFGNWCSRIVAPQGRLRLSTDALVRDTGQPDRTISQAKQTPVEKLPDETLLFLLGSRYCETDRLSETAWQLFDNSPTGWARVQAICDYVNQHITFGYEYARRTKTAWEVFQERSGVCRDYAHLAITFCRCMNIPARYCSGYLGDIGIPPPYGVMDFAGWFEAYLDGQWFTFDARNNIPRIGRVLIARGRDAADVAITCTFGPNTLESFKVRTEEVSEIDLG from the coding sequence ATGAAGATCCGCATAGGCTACGAACTAATTTACAACTTCCCGCAGCCAACACCCATGATCCTGAATTTGAGCGTGCATTATACTCGTGCCTCAGACATCATCATTCCGGACTACCTGATCACCGACCCGCCAGTCCCGATTACCGCTTATCGCGATAATTTTGGTAACTGGTGTAGCCGTATCGTCGCCCCCCAGGGTCGGCTTAGACTGTCCACCGACGCGCTTGTAAGAGACACTGGCCAGCCAGATAGAACAATCTCACAGGCGAAACAAACACCAGTAGAAAAACTGCCTGACGAAACGTTGTTGTTTCTGTTGGGGAGCCGATATTGCGAAACCGATCGCTTATCCGAGACTGCTTGGCAACTGTTCGACAACTCACCCACTGGATGGGCCCGCGTTCAGGCAATCTGCGACTATGTAAATCAACATATTACCTTTGGCTATGAATATGCGCGCCGCACAAAAACTGCCTGGGAGGTTTTTCAGGAAAGATCAGGGGTTTGCCGGGACTATGCGCATCTTGCCATCACTTTTTGCCGATGCATGAATATTCCAGCTCGTTACTGCAGCGGCTACCTGGGCGATATCGGTATACCGCCACCCTATGGTGTTATGGATTTTGCTGGTTGGTTCGAGGCCTATCTGGATGGCCAGTGGTTCACCTTTGACGCTCGTAACAATATCCCGCGCATTGGACGCGTGCTAATCGCTCGGGGTAGGGATGCCGCCGATGTCGCCATCACCTGCACTTTCGGCCCCAATACTCTGGAGAGCTTCAAGGTTAGGACCGAAGAGGTGAGCGAGATAGATCTAGGATAA